In Populus trichocarpa isolate Nisqually-1 chromosome 7, P.trichocarpa_v4.1, whole genome shotgun sequence, the following proteins share a genomic window:
- the LOC7473139 gene encoding uncharacterized protein LOC7473139 has translation MATTIAFSLCSLLMAALFGYSASVQLNDPDWYFWLPLYACACAVNLVNWAISNTTIRQIAKVTLWFAALLFVKVVIEDYVNGTAGFWSLDVSERVVREKTGSGLVLISMILHLEASSEPKHSKMPRKRREFPRSVEYGMASLVIFSLGLPFVFFVIHDGEMKFDHIKEQNNVKSF, from the exons ATGGCAACAACCATAGCATTCAGCTTGTGTTCTCTACTAATGGCTGCACTCTTTGGTTACTCTGCATCAGTCCAGCTAAATGACCCTG attggtACTTTTGGCTCCCTCTTTATGCTTGTGCTTGTGCTGTTAATCTGGTGAACTGGGCAATCTCTAATACAACAATCAGGCAAATTGCCAAGGTGACATTATGGTTTGCTGCACTCTTGTTTGTAAAGGTTGTAATAGAAGATTATGTGAATGGAACAGCTGGCTTCTGGTCATTAGATGTGAGTGAGAGGGTTGTAAGGGAGAAAACTGGAAGTGGGTTGGTTCTAATTTCCATGATTTTGCATTTGGAAGCATCATCAGAACCTAAACATTCCAAGATGCCAAGAAAGAGAAGGGAGTTCCCAAGATCTGTTGAATATG GGATGGCAAGCTTGGTGATCTTCAGTTTAGgacttccttttgttttctttgtgatTCATGATGGAGAAATGAAGTTTGATCATATCAAGGAACAAAACAATGTGAAATCCTTTTAA